The Azospirillum baldaniorum genome segment GGGTAGCGGCCGGGACGGCCGGTGGCGATCACCTCCCCCTTCAGGTCGGCGATCCACAGGTCGAGATAGACGGTGTAGGATTCCAGGATGACGCTCAGCCGGTGCGAGGCGTGCTGGCGGTTCACCTCCGTCGGGTCGGCGGCGCAGTCCACCACCGCGCTGTCGGTCGCCCACCAGCGCACGTCGCAGGACCGCTCGTACAGGTTCCGGTCGATGATCTCGATCATGTTCAGCGACAGGTCGGCCAGACGCCGCCCGTGCATCTCCTGCACCATGGCGCTGCCGGTGGTGGTCAGGTGATCGACGCGCGAGACGATCTCCGACCGCAGCTCCTTGGTGATGGTGTTCACCTGCTTGGAAATCTCGGAGACTTCGTTCGCCACCACCGCGAAGCCCCGCCCGGCGTCGCCGGCCCGCGACGCCTCGATCAGGGCGTTCATCGCCAGCATCTTGGTGCGGCGGGTGATGTCTTCGATCAAAGACACCTTCCGGGAGGCGACATCGAGGACGCCCCGGGAAAGCTCGAACAGTTCGTTTCCGGCCACACTCATCCCGAACACCTCTGTGAGTTTGGGTGGGATATCTTTTTAGACGTCTAACCATCAAACGCTGTGCCAAACGCCCTTTCGGAACCATCGGGACGCGCAAAGCCGCGGAACGCCTGTGTTTGCGGGCGGCGCTCCGGGTTCGACTTCAACGTTCTTGAGATGTCAGTTTCGAAATTGTGATGAATTCGGCGTCATATTGGAGTCCGAACAATCACACCCGGCACCGTCTTCGCTGCGCCGCACCCCGCGCATCGCGTGCGCCGCAACAAAAGCAACGGTTTCTCCTAAAAAATGAGACAAAAGGTCGCAGGACCCCTCACCGCCGCTCTGGCACTGCTTAGCATACAAGCAAATGACGGCCCGCTAATCAATGCCCGGCTTTTGAGCAAGCGCAATTTTTCGGGCAAAAGAGCCGAGATTGCACAAAATCGCGTCAGGCGACCTTGTGCATCTCATCGAGGAAAAGCTGCACCTCGCGGGTCAGGCGGTCGGCCTGGACGCTCATCCGCTCCGACGCGGCGAAGACCTCGTGGGCGGTGCCGCTGGTGCGTTCGGCGGCGGTGGTGACGTCCTGGATGTCCTCGGTGACGGCGCGGGTGCCGGCGGCGGCCTGATCCATGTTGCTGACGATCGAGCGGATCGCCGAGCCCTGCTGCCCGATGCCCGCGGCGATGCCGCCGGCGATCTGGTTGATGTCCTGGATGGTGTGGCCGATGCCGACGATGGAGGCGACCGCCACGTCGGTGGAGGACTGGATGCCGGCGATCTGCCCGGCGATGTCGCCGGTGGCCTTGGCGGTCTGGTCGGCCAGCCGCTTGACCTCCTGCGCCACCACGGCGAAGCCCTTGCCCGCCTCACCCGCACGGGCGGCCTCGATGGTGGCGTTCAAGGCCAGCAGATTGGTCTGGCTGGCGATGTCGTTGATCAGGGTAACCACCTCGCCCACCGTCTTGGCGGCCCCCGACAGGTCGGCGATCAGGGCGTTGGAGCGCTCGGCCTCGCCCGCCGCGTTGGCGGCGACCTTGGCGACCTCCTCCACCTGCCGGGCGATCTCCCGGATCGACGCCGACAGTTCCTCCGTCGCCACGGCGACGCTGCCGACCGAGGAGCCGGTCTGCGACGCGGCGGCGGCGACCGAGGAGGCCTTGCCGGTGGCGGTCTGGGCGTCGGTCTCCATGGTGCGGGCCGACATCTCCAGTTGGTGGGCGGTCCCGGACACCTGTTCGCAGACCGCGCGGATCTGGGTCTCGAAACGGTCGGTCACCCCGGCGAAGCCCTTCACCTTGACGGCGATGGCGTCGGTGGCGGTGTTGATCGTGCGCGACGCGTGCAGGAAGTTGCCCTGCATGCCCTTCAGCACGATCCGCCGGAAATACTTGTTGGCCGACACGTAGCTCATCGAGGCGGTGGCCTCGCGGATGAAGGCGTCGGTGCGGTCGATCGAGTCGTTCAGAGCGTGCATCAGCTCGCCGAGGTCGCCCTTTTCCCGCACATTGACAACCCGCGCCTCGAAGTCGCCGCGCGACACCGCCTGACAGACGGCCACCGCCTGCCCCACCGCGGCGCGGGCGCGCACCATGCACAGCATGACGCCGACCAGCGCGGCCAGCGCGGCGCCGCCGATCCCGATGCGCAGCGGCGCGCCGCCGACGTCCAGCGCATCGGTCACCAACAGCGCTGCGACGAGCAGCGCGGCGACCGCCCCGAGCGCGAACGCCTTAGAGAGAGAAGACGAATTCGTCATACCCGATCCCCTTCTCCGTCAGCAGCCCGACAACGGTGGCGAAGGCCTCGTTCATGCCCTGCTTGCGGTCTTCGTGGCGGTTTTCGATGTCCAGAAGCGTGCGGTAGAGCGGCACCACCTTGTCGATGGCGCCGCGGTCCGGCACCCGGCGCGACGAGTGGTAGCCGACGAGCCGACCGTTGACGTCGTAGCTGGGGGTGACGTGGGCGAAGACCCAGTAATGGTCGCCGTTGCGCGCCCGGTTCACGACGTAGGCGAAGATCTCCTGCCCCGCCCCCAGCGTGTCCCACAGCAGCTTGAACACGCAGCGCGGCATGTCCGGATGGCGGACGATGGAGTGCGGAGCGCCCATCAGCTCCGCCTCGCTGTAGCCGGCGACGCGCTGGAACACGCGGTTGGCGTAGGTGATCCGGCCCTTCAGGTCGGTCTTGGAAACGATGACCTCGTCGGCGTCGAAGAACCGCTCGACCCCGGTCAGCGTCCGGTCGCGGGGGCCGGGACTGAGAACGTCGCTGTGTGCCATGTGCCTGCGGTCGCGGGCCGAGAGCCCGGCGCCCCCTTATTGGTTCGCGGTCGGTTACAGGGCGTACATCTCCCCATCCGCGCGTTCCCGTCGGGCACTGGCGGACGCCGCAAAATAAAGACCATGCAGGTTATACAAAAGATTAAATTTGTTGCCGGACGGAAATATGATTCAGCTCAACCGTCCGCCCGACATCGCTCAACCCCCGACATCGCTCAACCGTTGACCGGACGCAATATTGTGCCGCGTCTCACTCCGGCGGCCTCACTCCGGCGGATAGGGAACGGTCAGCAGCCGGCCGATGGGCGGGTTCTCGACGATGGCCGTCATGCCGTCCGGCCAGCGCACCTCCAGCCGCTCCACCCCGCGGGCGCTGCCCAGCCCGAAATGGGCCACCGGCTCCATCTGGCAGAGATAGCCCGACCCGGCGCAGACGGACCGCACCTGCCGCCGCCCGTTGGCGATGCAGGTGACCACGGCGCCGCGCGCCGGCGCGCCGTAGGGGGTCAGCGGCAGCACGCGCAGCCACCCGTTGTGGTTCGCCGCCGTGCGGTAGAGCGACAGGGGCTGCGGCGATCCGCCGCCATGCCCGCCGCCCACCCCGTTGCCATGGGCGATCAGCAGTTCCAGCCGTCCGTCGCCGTCGATGTCGGCCACCGCCGCCCCGGTCCCCAGCCCCTTGGGCTCCAGCGCGTCACCGATTTCGATGGCCTGCCAACGGTCGTCGCGCCAGCCGAACAGGCGGTTGGGCTCGCCGTGCAGGTTGAAGAACAGCTCTTCATAGCCGTCGTTGTCGAAATCGGCGGCGATCACGCTGGACACCCGGCCCGGAAAGGACATCTCGGGGTCGGCCTCGTCCACGAAGCCGCCGCCGGAGCGCTGGACGAACAGGCGCTGCGGCCCCTCCCAGGCGCCGACCAGCAGCCCGAACCCGCCATAGCCCGGCCCGTCCACCGCGGTCACCGCCCGCCCGGCGAATCGCGAATCGGCGACCCCCCGCTCCTCGGCGATCTCTTCGTAAGTGCCGTCGCCCAGGTTGCGGAACAGGAAGTTCGGGCCACCCTCGTTGCAGGCGAACAGGTCGACGCGATCGGACAGGAACGGCAGGGCGAGCAGCCCGCGCCCGGCGCCGATCAGGTCGATGCCCGCATCCTCCGCCGCGTCCTCCAGCCGCCCGCGCCGGCTCAGCTCGAACAGGCGGAAGGGACCGCCGTCTGCCGCCACGACAAATCCGTAGCGGCCATGGCCGTGCCGGTCCATGGCGATCACCGACCGTCCGGCGACGCGGTTCGCCATGCCGGCGTTCTCCGGCTGGGCCAGCAGGTCGAGCCAGTGCTTGCCGAAGCAGGCGAACAGCCGGTCGCCCATCTCCTTCGGCCCGCTCGCCCGGTCGGAGTTCAGGACATACAGCTCCTCCCGCCCGTCGCCGTCCACGTCGGCGGCGGCGATGGCCACCGCGCAGCCCGAGGGGTCGGCCAGCAGCGGCCCGGCGATGTCCACCAGCCGGGAGCCGTCCCATTTGAGGATGAGGTTGTTGGTGGCGTAGCCCGTGACCACCAGTTCGAATGCCCCGTCACCGTCGACGTCGGTCACGGTGATGCCGTTGGACAGGCGCGGCTGGTTGCCGTCGATCAGCCGCGAGCATTCGAAGAACATCGGCCGCCACTCCCTCACTGCCGCGACACGGCCCGGGGAGGGTTTGGCCCGCGAAGGCCGGTCCCTGACGGGCTCTAATCCGTTGATACCTCTTCGAACGGCTGAGGTAAACCCGCACGGAAGTCCAGCCCGCCAGGGAACTGCGGCCTATGACCGCGCGGGAAGCGTCCCGAAGGGCATGAAAAATCCCGCCGCAGCGGGCCGGCTGCGGCGGGATCGGTTCACGGAGCGCAAGGACCCTCAGCGACGCTTCTTGACGCCGCCGTTGGTCAGGGCGCCGCCCGCGGCCATCTTGACCGCATCGGACTCGTCGCCGTCCTTGGCCGCCGGACGGTTCCCGGCCACCGCCAGCTTGGCGCTTTCCTTCAGAGCCTTGGCGGCCGCCTCGCGGGCCGGCAGCTCGATGTTCAGCTCCAGCGTCGAACAGTCGCCGCCGCGGTCCAGCTTCACCTCGACCTTGTTCTGGTCGATGTCGATGTACTTGGCGATGACCGCCAGCAGCT includes the following:
- a CDS encoding PAS domain-containing protein, which codes for MAHSDVLSPGPRDRTLTGVERFFDADEVIVSKTDLKGRITYANRVFQRVAGYSEAELMGAPHSIVRHPDMPRCVFKLLWDTLGAGQEIFAYVVNRARNGDHYWVFAHVTPSYDVNGRLVGYHSSRRVPDRGAIDKVVPLYRTLLDIENRHEDRKQGMNEAFATVVGLLTEKGIGYDEFVFSL
- a CDS encoding CRTAC1 family protein encodes the protein MFFECSRLIDGNQPRLSNGITVTDVDGDGAFELVVTGYATNNLILKWDGSRLVDIAGPLLADPSGCAVAIAAADVDGDGREELYVLNSDRASGPKEMGDRLFACFGKHWLDLLAQPENAGMANRVAGRSVIAMDRHGHGRYGFVVAADGGPFRLFELSRRGRLEDAAEDAGIDLIGAGRGLLALPFLSDRVDLFACNEGGPNFLFRNLGDGTYEEIAEERGVADSRFAGRAVTAVDGPGYGGFGLLVGAWEGPQRLFVQRSGGGFVDEADPEMSFPGRVSSVIAADFDNDGYEELFFNLHGEPNRLFGWRDDRWQAIEIGDALEPKGLGTGAAVADIDGDGRLELLIAHGNGVGGGHGGGSPQPLSLYRTAANHNGWLRVLPLTPYGAPARGAVVTCIANGRRQVRSVCAGSGYLCQMEPVAHFGLGSARGVERLEVRWPDGMTAIVENPPIGRLLTVPYPPE
- the minE gene encoding cell division topological specificity factor MinE, whose amino-acid sequence is MSIFSFFRSAPRASAVQAKERLQIVMAHERAGRTGPDYLPMLQQELLAVIAKYIDIDQNKVEVKLDRGGDCSTLELNIELPAREAAAKALKESAKLAVAGNRPAAKDGDESDAVKMAAGGALTNGGVKKRR